One genomic segment of Pseudorasbora parva isolate DD20220531a chromosome 6, ASM2467924v1, whole genome shotgun sequence includes these proteins:
- the agmat gene encoding agmatinase, mitochondrial, translated as MFSCIRIANKTRVVFGGSQVFKTCASQIVVKWGNVAGNNTTVSSTRRMSSKGFNVPPSAEFVARVSGIATMFKLPFQKTADGLDAAFVGVPIDTGTSNRPGARFGPRHIRAESAMIRAYNGWTRAAPYESIRVADIGDINVNLFDLKDTCKKIREAYREIVATGCIPLTLGGDHTIAYPILQAVAERHGPVGLVHVDAHADTSDMILGEKIGHGTPFRRCVDEGLLDCKRVVQIGLRGSGYSPDNYEWSRAQGFRVVEAVECWHKSLVPLMEEVRSQMGTGPVYLSFDIDSLDPAFAPGTGTPEIAGLTPIQGLEIIRGCRGLNLVGCDLVEVSPPYDTTGNTALTGANLLFEMMCVLPKVKYY; from the exons ATGTTTTCTTGCATCAGAATTGCTAATAAAACTCGAGTAGTCTTTGGTGGATCTCAAGTTTTTAAAACGTGTGCTTCTCAGATAGTCGTGAAATGGGGAAACGTGGCCGGGAATAATACCACTGTGTCTAGCACGCGGCGAATGTCCTCGAAAGGTTTCAATGTCCCACCGAGCGCGGAGTTTGTGGCGAGAGTCAGCGGAATCGCGACTATGTTCAAACTACCGTTTCAGAAAACAGCGGACGGACTGGACGCGGCGTTTGTCGGTGTTCCTATTGACACCGGAACATCCAACCGTCCCGGAGCAAG ATTTGGTCCGAGGCACATCAGGGCAGAATCTGCTATGATAAGGGCATACAATGGCTGGACGAGAGCGGCCCCGTACGAATCAATAAGAGTGGCAGATATCGGTGACATTAACGTCAATCTTTTTGACCTGAAGGACACGTGCAAAAAAATACGTGAGGCTTACCGTGAAATTGTGGCAACGGGCTGCATCCCACTTACTCTGG GAGGTGATCATACAATTGCATACCCGATTCTTCAGGCAGTGGCTGAGAG ACATGGTCCAGTGGGCCTAGTACATGTGGATGCCCATGCGGACACCAGTGACATGATTCTGGGTGAGAAGATTGGCCACGGGACCCCTTTCAGGCGCTGTGTGGATGAGGGTCTCCTCGACTGCAAGAGGGTCGTCCAAATCGGGCTTAGAGGGTCAGGTTATTCTCCAGATAATTATGAGTGGAGCCGAGCACAG GGTTTCCGTGTAGTCGAGGCTGTGGAGTGCTGGCACAAATCTCTTGTCCCACTCATGGAGGAGGTTCGCTCACAGATGGGAACCGGACCTGTCTACCTCAGCTTTGACATAGACAGTCTGGACCCTGCATTCGCTCCCGGGACAGGAACGCCAGAGATTGCGGGTCTCACACCCATTCAG GGTCTGGAAATCATCCGAGGTTGTCGAGGTCTTAATCTTGTCGGTTGTGATTTGGTTGAGGTTTCTCCACCTTATGACACCACAG GAAACACTGCTTTGACTGGTGCCAACCTCCTTTTTGAGATGATGTGTGTCCTTCCAAAAGTCAAATACTATTGA
- the pink1 gene encoding serine/threonine-protein kinase PINK1, mitochondrial, translating into MSVKHALSRGLELGRSVFQLGLFKPAGRVAAKFRGERLRVSRPTRTVQPQTFLPGRYRFFRLSLSGLAAQLQSGTFRRVIGGGPPRNRAVFLAFGVGLGLIEQQLEEDRTSVALCQEIQAVFRKKKFQSPLKPFTSSGYKLEDYVIGKQIGKGCNAAVYEAAAPFAAPAESEKCSLVELNQKETEDDNKKAGPFPATPRFPLAMKMMWNIGAGSSSDAILRSMSMELVPACPQALTKEQREIALDGHFGTVPKRLTAHPNVITVYRAFTAEVPLLPGAQEEYPDVLPARLNPLGLGSNRTLFLVMKNYPCTLRQYLEVCVPNRTQASLMLLQLLEGVDHLCRQGIAHRDLKSDNVLLEFDSTGCPRLVITDFGCCLAEDLGLKLPFNSWWVSRGGNSCLMAPEVATAVPGPGVTIDYSKADAWAVGAIAYELSGQPNPFYSSQGLESRSYQEKQLPPLPAAVPADVQLVVKLLLRRNTRKRPSARVAANMLHISLWGKRVLASLDRARMDKMIDWLLCQSAVVLLKGRGLSGSSVEDELQRSFLANIDLEDVRTAVSFLVYGQEQWQSLLMHYPEP; encoded by the exons ATGTCAGTGAAACATGCTCTTAGTCGGGGGTTGGAGCTGGGGAGGTCAGTCTTCCAGCTGGGTCTCTTTAAACCAGCCGGCCGTGTAGCAGCGAAGTTCCGCGGTGAGCGGCTGCGTGTGTCACGGCCGACCCGCACCGTCCAGCCGCAGACCTTCTTGCCTGGCCGGTACCGCTTCTTTCGTCTGTCTCTCAGCGGGCTGGCCGCCCAGCTCCAGTCCGGCACTTTTAGGAGAGTAATTGGGGGTGGTCCACCCAGGAACAGGGCTGTTTTCCTGGCTTTTGGGGTTGGTTTAGGGCTAATTGAACAGCAGCTGGAGGAGGACAGGACAAGCGTTGCTCTGTGTCAGGAGATACAG GCCGTATTCAGAAAGAAGAAGTTCCAGAGCCCTCTGAAGCCCTTTACATCATCAGGGTACAAGTTGGAGGACTATGTCATTGGGAAACAGATCGGGAAAGGTTGCAACGCAGCCGTGTATGAGGCCGCGGCTCCGTTCGCAGCCCCTGCGGAGAGTGAGAAGTGTTCACTGGTGGAACTGAACCAGAAAGAAACAGAAGATGACAATAAGAAAGCAGGACCGTTCCCTGCTACACCCCGCTTTCCTTTAGCTATGAAAATGATGTGGAACATTGGG GCTGGTTCATCAAGTGATGCCATCCTTCGCTCTATGTCTATGGAGTTGGTTCCTGCCTGCCCACAGGCCTTGACGAAAGAGCAAAGAGAGATTGCTTTGGATGG GCACTTTGGAACAGTGCCTAAACGGCTGACTGCTCATCCCAACGTGATCACAGTGTACCGGGCCTTCACTGCGGAGGTCCCGCTGCTGCCTGGAGCTCAGGAGGAGTACCCCGATGTCCTGCCTGCCAGACTCAATCCACTGGGTTTGGGCAGTAATCGGACATTGTTCCTGGTCATGAAGAA TTACCCATGCACCCTGCGTCAGTACCTTGAGGTGTGTGTGCCAAACCGGACACAGGCCTCTCTCATGTTGCTGCAGCTGCTGGAAGGGGTGGACCACCTGTGCAGACAGGGCATCGCTCACAGAGACCTCAAATCGGACAATGTGCTCCTGGAATTTGACAGCA ctggGTGTCCCAGACTGGTGATCACTGACTTTGGGTGCTGTCTGGCAGAGGATCTGGGCCTCAAACTGCCCTTCAACAGCTGGTGGGTCAGCAGAGGGGGAAACTCCTGTCTGATGGCACCCGAG GTGGCAACAGCAGTCCCAGGTCCAGGAGTGACGATTGATTACAGTAAAGCAGATGCCTGGGCCGTAGGAGCGATCGCCTATGAGCTCTCCGGTCAGCCTAACCCCTTCTACAGCTCACAGGGATTGGAGAGTCGAAGTTATCAGGAAAAACAACTCCCTCCACTTCCTGCCGCTGTACCTGCCGATGTACAGCTAGTAGTGAAGCTCCTGCTACGCAGAAACACTCGCAAG CGGCCCAGTGCACGTGTGGCCGCTAACATGCTTCACATCAGCCTGTGGGGCAAGCGTGTCTTGGCCAGCTTGGATCGAGCCAGAATGGATAAAATGATCGACTGGCTGCTGTGTCAGTCTGCTGTGGTGCTTCTCAAGGGTCGTGGGCTCAGTGGAAGCTCAGTGGAAGATGAACTCCAGAGATCTTTCCTCGCCAACATAGACCTGGAGGACGTCCGCACCGCAGTCAGCTTCCTCGTGTATGGACAAGAGCAGTGGCAATCTCTGCTCATGCACTACCCTGAaccatag
- the cdaa gene encoding cytidine deaminase a: MNSWSPQTLVQKSQEARNLAYCPYSKFRVGAAVLTSNGSVFTGCNVENACYSVGLCAEMTAISKAVSEGHTTFKAIAIASDLEDQFISPCGACRQFMREFGSQWDVYLSKSDGSYKLMTVEELLPYSFGPDDLRAGQK, from the exons ATGAATAGCTGGAGCCCCCAAACACTTGTTCAGAAATCTCAGGAAGCCAGAAATCTGGCGTACTGTCCCTACAGCAAGTTCAGGGTTGGAGCAGCTGTCTTAACAAGCAATGGAAGTGTGTTCACAG GTTGTAATGTAGAGAATGCATGTTACTCTGTTGGACTGTGTGCTGAGATGACTGCTATCTCAAAAGCCGTGTCTGAGGGACATACCACCTTCAAAGCCATCGCAATTGCCag TGACCTTGAAGATCAGTTTATTTCTCCATGTGGAGCCTGCAGGCAGTTCATGAGAGAA TTTGGTTCACAGTGGGATGTTTATCTATCAAAATCTGATGGATCTTACAAACTGATGACAGTGGAGGAGCTCCTGCCATATTCATTTGGCCCTGATGACCTGAGGGCAggacaaaaataa
- the LOC137078411 gene encoding trypsin I-P1-like isoform X3: MLMERQRRTRRQRQAQVRTRLRGAVLQAHKSTGHGYGVTIKALREQKSAVGGHSRLESAGRMAPLLWIFLVLAVMVKDILPQRIIGGQEVVPYSIKYQASLQVDRKHFCGGILIQPQWVLTAAHCWRPASVIQVVLSEHNLLLEEGFEQVYNASRVYSHFAYNPKSFNNDILLIKLNVPAQMNAYVQPAPLPTIDTPDLSGPCTVSGWGVTRLYSFFLSPILRAVDVEIIPNCQYYYYFRVNDNMICAGSRFGGKDSCQGDSGGPLICDGNLEGIVSWGIGCALPYYPGVYTKVRNYNRWIDWIITSDS, from the exons GCCCACAAAAGCACTGGACATGGATATGGTGTCACTATAAAAGCGCTAAGAGAACAGAAATCAGCAGTTGGAGGTCATTCAAGGCTTGAGAG CGCTGGAAGAATGGCTCCGTTATTGTGGATATTTCTTGTGCTTGCTGTAATGGTCAAAG ATATATTACCACAAAGGATCATCGGAGGTCAAGAGGTCGTGCCTTACTCCATCAAGTACCAGGCGTCTCTTCAGGTTGACAGGAAGCATTTTTGTGGAGGAATCCTCATTCAGCCGCAGTGGGTGTTGACTGCCGCCCACTGCTGGAGACC GGCCAGCGTGATTCAGGTGGTGCTGAGTGAGCACAATCTCCTTTTAGAAGAGGGATTTGAGCAAGTATATAACGCCTCCAGAGTCTACAGTCATTTTGCCTACAATCCAAAATCTTTTAACAATGACATCTTGCTCATAAAG CTCAATGTTCCAGCTCAGATGAATGCTTATGTTCAGCCGGCTCCACTGCCAACCATAGACACGCCTGATTTATCTGGACCATGCACCGTGAGTGGATGGGGAGTGACGCGACTGTACAGCTTCTTTCTGTCACCGATTCTGCGTGCGGTGGACGTGGAGATCATCCCCAACTGccaatactactactacttcaGAGTCAACGACAACATGATCTGTGCAGGCTCGCGCTTCGGGGGGAAAGACTCCTGCCAG GGAGATTCAGGTGGCCCTCTCATTTGTGATGGGAATTTAGAAGGCATTGTTTCATGGGGAATCGGCTGTGCTCTTCCGTACTATCCTGGTGTCTACACAAAAGTCAGGAACTACAACcgctggatcgactggatcatCACCTCCGACAGCTGA
- the LOC137078411 gene encoding trypsin I-P1-like isoform X4: MLMERQRRTRRQRQAQAHKSTGHGYGVTIKALREQKSAVGGHSRLESAGRMAPLLWIFLVLAVMVKDILPQRIIGGQEVVPYSIKYQASLQVDRKHFCGGILIQPQWVLTAAHCWRPASVIQVVLSEHNLLLEEGFEQVYNASRVYSHFAYNPKSFNNDILLIKLNVPAQMNAYVQPAPLPTIDTPDLSGPCTVSGWGVTRLYSFFLSPILRAVDVEIIPNCQYYYYFRVNDNMICAGSRFGGKDSCQGDSGGPLICDGNLEGIVSWGIGCALPYYPGVYTKVRNYNRWIDWIITSDS, encoded by the exons GCCCACAAAAGCACTGGACATGGATATGGTGTCACTATAAAAGCGCTAAGAGAACAGAAATCAGCAGTTGGAGGTCATTCAAGGCTTGAGAG CGCTGGAAGAATGGCTCCGTTATTGTGGATATTTCTTGTGCTTGCTGTAATGGTCAAAG ATATATTACCACAAAGGATCATCGGAGGTCAAGAGGTCGTGCCTTACTCCATCAAGTACCAGGCGTCTCTTCAGGTTGACAGGAAGCATTTTTGTGGAGGAATCCTCATTCAGCCGCAGTGGGTGTTGACTGCCGCCCACTGCTGGAGACC GGCCAGCGTGATTCAGGTGGTGCTGAGTGAGCACAATCTCCTTTTAGAAGAGGGATTTGAGCAAGTATATAACGCCTCCAGAGTCTACAGTCATTTTGCCTACAATCCAAAATCTTTTAACAATGACATCTTGCTCATAAAG CTCAATGTTCCAGCTCAGATGAATGCTTATGTTCAGCCGGCTCCACTGCCAACCATAGACACGCCTGATTTATCTGGACCATGCACCGTGAGTGGATGGGGAGTGACGCGACTGTACAGCTTCTTTCTGTCACCGATTCTGCGTGCGGTGGACGTGGAGATCATCCCCAACTGccaatactactactacttcaGAGTCAACGACAACATGATCTGTGCAGGCTCGCGCTTCGGGGGGAAAGACTCCTGCCAG GGAGATTCAGGTGGCCCTCTCATTTGTGATGGGAATTTAGAAGGCATTGTTTCATGGGGAATCGGCTGTGCTCTTCCGTACTATCCTGGTGTCTACACAAAAGTCAGGAACTACAACcgctggatcgactggatcatCACCTCCGACAGCTGA
- the LOC137078411 gene encoding trypsin I-P1-like isoform X5 produces MAPLLWIFLVLAVMVKDILPQRIIGGQEVVPYSIKYQASLQVDRKHFCGGILIQPQWVLTAAHCWRPASVIQVVLSEHNLLLEEGFEQVYNASRVYSHFAYNPKSFNNDILLIKLNVPAQMNAYVQPAPLPTIDTPDLSGPCTVSGWGVTRLYSFFLSPILRAVDVEIIPNCQYYYYFRVNDNMICAGSRFGGKDSCQGDSGGPLICDGNLEGIVSWGIGCALPYYPGVYTKVRNYNRWIDWIITSDS; encoded by the exons ATGGCTCCGTTATTGTGGATATTTCTTGTGCTTGCTGTAATGGTCAAAG ATATATTACCACAAAGGATCATCGGAGGTCAAGAGGTCGTGCCTTACTCCATCAAGTACCAGGCGTCTCTTCAGGTTGACAGGAAGCATTTTTGTGGAGGAATCCTCATTCAGCCGCAGTGGGTGTTGACTGCCGCCCACTGCTGGAGACC GGCCAGCGTGATTCAGGTGGTGCTGAGTGAGCACAATCTCCTTTTAGAAGAGGGATTTGAGCAAGTATATAACGCCTCCAGAGTCTACAGTCATTTTGCCTACAATCCAAAATCTTTTAACAATGACATCTTGCTCATAAAG CTCAATGTTCCAGCTCAGATGAATGCTTATGTTCAGCCGGCTCCACTGCCAACCATAGACACGCCTGATTTATCTGGACCATGCACCGTGAGTGGATGGGGAGTGACGCGACTGTACAGCTTCTTTCTGTCACCGATTCTGCGTGCGGTGGACGTGGAGATCATCCCCAACTGccaatactactactacttcaGAGTCAACGACAACATGATCTGTGCAGGCTCGCGCTTCGGGGGGAAAGACTCCTGCCAG GGAGATTCAGGTGGCCCTCTCATTTGTGATGGGAATTTAGAAGGCATTGTTTCATGGGGAATCGGCTGTGCTCTTCCGTACTATCCTGGTGTCTACACAAAAGTCAGGAACTACAACcgctggatcgactggatcatCACCTCCGACAGCTGA